From a region of the Monodelphis domestica isolate mMonDom1 chromosome 8, mMonDom1.pri, whole genome shotgun sequence genome:
- the B3GNT5 gene encoding lactosylceramide 1,3-N-acetyl-beta-D-glucosaminyltransferase codes for MFVSSRRVKKWQFVHLFATCFLLSLMFFWDPLDNHIMSHVKSYSYRYLINSYSFVNDSLSLRHNLEGAASFQYLINHEEKCRAQDVLLLLFVKTSPENRYRRDAIRKTWGNDRYVRSQLNANIKTLFALGSPNNPQKSERERLQHELFLEDQEYNDLIQQNFTDTFYNLTLKLLLQFRWVNMHCAHAKFVMSADDDIFIHMPNLIEYLRSLEQIGVQDFWVGRVHRGSPPVRDKNSKYYVPYEMYHWPSYPDYTAGAAYVISSDVAAKVYEASQTLNSSLYIDDVFMGLCANKMNIVPQHHVFFSGEGKAPYHPCIFEKMITSHGHLQDLQYLWKAATDYKVKTISKSFLGHIYCRMVKILLLCKPKYVDTYPCKAAFY; via the coding sequence ATGTTTGTGAGCAGTCGAAGAGTAAAAAAATGGCAGTTTGTACATTTGTTTGCCACTTGCTTTTTACTAAGCCTCATGTTTTTTTGGGATCCCCTTGATAATCATATTATGAGCCATGTGAAGTCCTACTCATACAGATACCTCATAAATAGTTACAGCTTTGTGAACGATAGCCTGTCCCTCCGGCACAACTTGGAAGGGGCGGCTAGCTTCCAATACTTGATTAATCATGAGGAGAAATGTAGAGCACAAGATGTCCTTCTTTTGCTCTTCGTAAAGACGTCTCCTGAAAACCGCTATCGCCGAGACGCCATTAGAAAAACATGGGGTAATGATAGATACGTTCGTTCTCAGCTGAATGCCAACATTAAGACTCTCTTTGCTTTAGGAAGTCCTAATAACCCTCAGAAATCTGAGAGAGAGAGGCTGCAACATGAGCTTTTTTTAGAAGATCAAGAGTATAATGATTTAATTCAGCAAAACTTCACTGATACTTTCTACAATCTTACTCTAAAATTGCTTTTGCAGTTCAGATGGGTCAACATGCACTGTGCACATGCCAAATTTGTTATGTCAGCAGATGATGACATATTTATTCACATGCCAAATCTCATTGAATATCTTCGAAGTTTAGAGCAAATTGGTGTTCAAGATTTTTGGGTAGGACGAGTTCATAGAGGGTCTCCTCCCGTAAGGGATAAGAACAGCAAATATTATGTCCCGTATGAAATGTATCATTGGCCTTCATACCCAGACTACACAGCCGGAGCTGCCTATGTGATCTCCAGTGATGTAGCGGCCAAGGTATATGAAGCATCACAAACACTTAATTCGAGTCTTTACATAGATGATGTGTTCATGGGTCTGTGTGCCAACAAAATGAATATTGTACCCCAGCATCATGTATTTTTTTCTGGGGAAGGAAAAGCTCCCTATCATCCctgtatttttgaaaaaatgataACATCTCATGGACATTTGCAAGACCTTCAGTACCTATGGAAGGCAGCAACAGATTATAAAGTCAAGACAATTTCTAAAAGCTTTTTGGGTCATATATACTGTAGAATGGTTAAAATATTGCTTCTTTGTAAACCAAAATATGTGGACACCTATCCTTGTAAAGCAGCATTCTACTAA